Proteins co-encoded in one Listeria ivanovii subsp. ivanovii genomic window:
- a CDS encoding pyruvate carboxylase: protein MNRIKKVLVANRGEIAIRVMRACTELKIKTVAIYSQEDTGSFHRYKSDEAYLVGAGKKPIDAYLDIENIIEIAKESGADAIHPGYGFLSENIEFARRCEQEGIIFIGPKSKHLDMFGDKIKAKEQALLADIPVIPGSDGPVAGVKEVEEFGEKNGYPLMIKASLGGGGRGMRVVESKEHVKESFERASSEAKAAFGNDEVYVEKCVMNPKHIEVQILGDTHGNIVHLFERDCSIQRRHQKVVEVAPCNAITSELRNRICDAAVKLMKNVDYINAGTVEFLVEGDDFYFIEVNPRVQVEHTITEMITGIDIVQSQLFIADGYALHDQLVAIPQQEDIHIHGSAIQSRITTEDPLNNFMPDTGRVDTYRSTGGFGVRLDAGNGFQGTVVTPFYDSLLVKLCTWGMTFEQATRKMRRNLIEFRIRGVKTNIPFLLNVVRHPDFASGNYNTSFIDTTPELFKFPHIRDRGTKTLRYIGNVTVNGFPGIKHRDKPVYAEPRLPKIPFGSQIAPGTKQILDAKGPEGIIDWVKKQEEVLLTDTTLRDAHQSLLATRVRSKDIFQIADAMAHLLPNMFSFEMWGGATFDVAYRFLNEDPWVRLETLRKQIPNVMFQMLLRGANAVGYKNYPDNVIREFVKQSAQSGVDVFRVFDSLNWIKGMEVSIDAVREAGKVVEASICYTGDIDDETRTKYTIDYYKDMAKELVAQGTHILGIKDMAGLLKPQAAYRLIGELKDTVDVPIHLHTHDTSGNGIYTYAAAVSAGVDIVDVASSAMSGATSQPSMTGLYYGLVNGNRQTNLDAQNSQIINHYWEDVRHYYKDFDNALNSPQTEVYIHEMPGGQYTNLKQQAIAVGLGDRWDEVKEMYTVVNQMFGDIVKVTPSSKVVGDLALFMVQNELTEEDVYEKGDTIDFPDSVIEFFMGEIGQPYGGFPEKLQKLVLKGRTPLTDRPGALMEPVNFAEVKAELKEKMGYEPSEKDVISYILYPKVFLDYQEMINKYGDVTVLDTPTFYKGMRLGETIEVELEKGKILLIKLNSVGEPIADGTRVIYFELNGQPREINIQDMNVQSTVIARRKIDTTNPEHVGATMTGSVIQVVVKKGESVKKGDPLLITEAMKMETTIQAPFDGEVSSIHVSDGDTIESGDLLIEVNRI, encoded by the coding sequence ATGAATCGAATTAAAAAAGTATTAGTAGCTAACCGCGGGGAGATTGCGATCCGTGTAATGCGTGCGTGTACTGAACTAAAAATCAAAACTGTGGCTATTTATTCACAAGAAGATACCGGAAGTTTCCATCGGTATAAATCAGATGAAGCTTATCTGGTTGGAGCAGGGAAAAAGCCCATTGATGCGTATCTAGATATTGAAAACATTATTGAGATTGCTAAAGAATCTGGTGCAGACGCGATTCATCCGGGATATGGTTTCTTGTCCGAAAACATTGAATTTGCTCGTCGTTGTGAGCAAGAAGGCATTATTTTCATTGGTCCTAAATCAAAACACCTAGATATGTTTGGTGATAAAATCAAAGCCAAAGAACAAGCACTGCTCGCAGATATTCCAGTCATCCCTGGTAGTGATGGACCAGTTGCTGGCGTTAAAGAAGTAGAAGAATTTGGTGAAAAGAACGGCTATCCACTTATGATTAAAGCTTCCCTTGGTGGCGGCGGTCGCGGTATGCGTGTTGTCGAATCCAAAGAACATGTAAAAGAAAGCTTTGAGCGTGCCTCTTCGGAAGCAAAAGCAGCATTCGGAAACGATGAAGTCTATGTTGAAAAATGTGTTATGAACCCTAAACATATTGAAGTGCAAATCCTTGGTGATACACATGGCAATATTGTTCATTTATTTGAACGTGATTGTTCTATTCAACGCCGTCATCAAAAAGTAGTAGAAGTAGCGCCTTGTAATGCGATTACATCTGAACTGCGTAACCGTATTTGCGATGCTGCAGTAAAGTTAATGAAAAATGTGGATTATATTAATGCGGGAACGGTAGAATTTTTAGTGGAAGGTGATGATTTCTACTTTATCGAAGTAAATCCTCGTGTTCAAGTAGAGCATACAATTACTGAAATGATTACCGGAATTGATATTGTTCAATCGCAATTATTCATTGCGGATGGTTATGCGCTTCATGATCAATTAGTTGCGATTCCTCAGCAGGAAGATATTCATATCCATGGTTCTGCAATTCAAAGCCGTATTACTACCGAAGATCCACTTAACAACTTTATGCCAGATACAGGTCGAGTAGATACATACCGTTCGACAGGTGGTTTTGGTGTTCGTTTGGATGCCGGCAATGGTTTCCAAGGTACGGTTGTTACTCCATTCTATGATTCATTACTTGTAAAACTATGTACGTGGGGAATGACTTTTGAGCAAGCGACTCGTAAAATGCGCCGTAACTTGATTGAGTTCCGTATTCGTGGTGTGAAAACAAACATTCCTTTCCTATTGAATGTAGTACGTCATCCGGATTTTGCAAGTGGTAATTACAATACAAGTTTTATTGATACAACGCCAGAACTATTCAAATTCCCGCATATTCGTGACCGTGGTACGAAAACATTACGCTATATTGGGAATGTAACTGTGAATGGTTTCCCAGGAATTAAACATCGTGATAAACCTGTCTATGCAGAACCACGCTTGCCTAAAATTCCGTTTGGATCGCAAATTGCACCTGGTACTAAACAAATTTTAGATGCGAAAGGTCCAGAAGGCATCATTGATTGGGTGAAAAAACAAGAAGAAGTACTCTTAACAGATACGACTTTAAGAGACGCTCACCAATCATTACTTGCTACTCGTGTTCGTTCTAAGGATATTTTCCAAATAGCCGATGCGATGGCTCATTTATTACCGAATATGTTTTCATTTGAAATGTGGGGCGGTGCGACGTTTGATGTTGCTTATCGTTTCTTAAATGAAGATCCATGGGTGCGTCTTGAAACACTTAGAAAACAAATTCCAAATGTCATGTTCCAAATGCTTCTTCGTGGAGCAAATGCGGTTGGTTATAAAAACTATCCGGACAATGTCATTCGTGAGTTTGTTAAACAATCAGCGCAGTCTGGTGTGGATGTATTCCGCGTGTTTGACAGCTTAAACTGGATTAAAGGCATGGAAGTGTCTATTGATGCTGTTCGTGAAGCAGGCAAGGTTGTAGAGGCTTCTATTTGCTACACTGGTGATATTGATGACGAAACAAGAACTAAGTACACGATTGATTACTATAAAGATATGGCAAAAGAACTTGTTGCTCAAGGGACACATATTTTAGGAATTAAAGATATGGCTGGACTTTTGAAACCACAAGCTGCCTATCGTTTAATCGGTGAACTGAAAGATACGGTAGATGTGCCGATTCACCTTCATACACATGACACTAGTGGTAATGGTATTTATACTTATGCTGCGGCAGTTAGTGCAGGGGTTGATATTGTTGATGTAGCTTCCAGTGCGATGAGTGGAGCGACAAGCCAACCAAGTATGACTGGCCTTTATTACGGGTTAGTTAATGGCAATCGTCAAACGAACTTAGATGCCCAAAATTCTCAAATCATCAACCATTACTGGGAAGATGTCCGCCATTATTATAAAGACTTTGATAATGCACTTAACTCTCCACAAACAGAAGTATACATTCACGAAATGCCAGGCGGTCAGTACACTAATCTTAAACAACAAGCCATCGCAGTTGGACTTGGTGATCGCTGGGATGAAGTAAAAGAAATGTACACTGTTGTAAACCAAATGTTTGGAGATATCGTCAAAGTAACGCCATCTTCTAAAGTCGTTGGAGACCTGGCACTGTTCATGGTCCAAAACGAACTAACAGAAGAAGATGTCTACGAAAAAGGCGATACCATTGATTTCCCAGATTCCGTTATTGAATTCTTTATGGGCGAAATTGGCCAGCCATATGGTGGATTCCCAGAAAAACTTCAAAAGCTAGTGCTCAAAGGGCGTACACCACTAACGGATCGTCCAGGCGCTTTAATGGAACCTGTCAACTTTGCTGAAGTAAAAGCGGAACTAAAAGAAAAAATGGGCTATGAACCATCTGAAAAAGATGTCATTTCCTATATTCTTTATCCAAAAGTATTCCTAGATTATCAAGAAATGATTAACAAATATGGTGATGTAACTGTACTTGATACACCGACATTCTATAAAGGAATGCGTCTAGGCGAAACAATTGAAGTTGAATTAGAAAAAGGGAAAATTCTATTAATCAAGTTAAATTCAGTTGGAGAACCAATTGCGGATGGAACGCGGGTTATCTATTTTGAATTAAATGGTCAACCGCGTGAAATTAACATCCAAGATATGAATGTTCAATCAACTGTCATTGCGCGCCGTAAAATCGACACAACGAATCCAGAGCATGTTGGAGCAACGATGACAGGTTCGGTTATCCAAGTAGTCGTGAAAAAAGGCGAGTCTGTGAAAAAAGGCGATCCGCTACTTATCACGGAAGCAATGAAAATGGAAACAACAATCCAAGCGCCGTTTGATGGAGAAGTTAGCAGCATCCATGTTTCTGATGGGGATACCATTGAGTCTGGTGATTTATTGATTGAAGTAAACAGAATCTAA
- a CDS encoding ABC transporter substrate-binding protein: MKWFKGTIVVLLLAVLTACGNTETKAPTEKTETIEVKDAIGSTIKLKGAPTKIISLMPSNTEILFSLGLGDDVIGVSAYDDYPAETAKIEKVVSTNVDTEKIISLKPDLVLGHESMLSAQKDAYQQLKDAGINVFVVPDATNLKETEKTIKTIGELTGTEKESKQVTTSMEDQKVTIEKKAKEWKTAPKVWLEISPDLYTAGKGTFMNEMLELAGGTNIVTESGFIPYNEEKVIKLNPDIILTVYPDAKSTILKRAAWKDISAVKNDRIYEMDANKLSRPGPRLLEGAADIQAVLKN, from the coding sequence ATGAAATGGTTTAAAGGCACTATTGTCGTTTTATTACTAGCTGTTTTAACGGCATGCGGCAACACGGAAACAAAGGCTCCAACAGAAAAAACAGAAACTATTGAAGTGAAAGATGCAATCGGAAGCACTATCAAGCTAAAAGGAGCACCAACCAAAATTATCTCACTAATGCCAAGTAACACAGAAATCTTGTTTTCGCTAGGCCTTGGAGATGATGTTATCGGAGTTTCAGCTTATGATGACTACCCAGCAGAAACTGCAAAAATCGAAAAAGTAGTTTCAACGAATGTAGATACTGAAAAAATCATTTCATTAAAACCAGACTTGGTACTTGGTCACGAATCGATGCTTTCCGCTCAGAAAGATGCATATCAACAATTAAAAGATGCGGGAATCAACGTATTTGTTGTCCCAGATGCCACGAATTTAAAAGAAACTGAAAAAACAATTAAGACTATCGGTGAACTAACTGGAACAGAAAAAGAATCAAAACAAGTAACGACATCGATGGAAGACCAAAAAGTAACCATTGAAAAGAAAGCAAAAGAATGGAAAACAGCTCCAAAAGTTTGGCTTGAAATTAGCCCAGATTTATATACAGCTGGCAAAGGAACCTTTATGAATGAAATGCTGGAACTTGCAGGAGGAACTAACATTGTAACTGAATCAGGTTTTATTCCCTACAATGAAGAAAAAGTAATTAAACTAAATCCAGATATTATCTTAACGGTCTATCCAGATGCCAAATCAACTATTTTAAAACGCGCTGCTTGGAAAGATATTTCAGCTGTTAAAAATGATCGAATTTATGAAATGGATGCCAATAAATTAAGTCGCCCAGGACCAAGATTACTTGAAGGAGCTGCGGATATTCAAGCGGTTCTTAAAAACTAA
- a CDS encoding ABC transporter permease, whose product MKQVMEVIKEQVKNLPMIFRIARYEDKATYQSHYLGLAWQILNPLIQIAIYYFVFGFAMNAKSGSDASYIEWMLAGIIPWFFISAVILQGANSIYNKISMVSKMNFPMSILPNITIVSNLTSYFTMLLILLGLFAINGTPITIYWGQYLYYFVAMIAFLYSVTLFNATISVLVRDYYIMLQSVMRVLFYMSGIVWNLETMLPQWLVNVLKLNPIYYVVNGFRETFLMNKGFWESPSYTLYFWLITITLLFVGATLHMKFRERFVDYL is encoded by the coding sequence GTGAAACAGGTTATGGAAGTTATTAAAGAACAAGTTAAAAATTTACCAATGATATTTCGCATTGCGCGCTATGAAGATAAGGCTACCTACCAAAGCCATTATTTAGGGCTTGCTTGGCAAATTCTAAATCCATTAATTCAAATAGCGATTTATTACTTTGTCTTTGGATTTGCGATGAATGCCAAGTCTGGTTCAGATGCTAGTTATATTGAATGGATGCTAGCCGGGATTATTCCGTGGTTCTTCATTAGTGCAGTGATACTACAAGGTGCGAATAGTATTTACAATAAAATAAGTATGGTCTCAAAAATGAATTTTCCAATGAGCATTCTACCTAATATAACAATCGTTTCTAATTTAACAAGTTACTTTACGATGTTGCTTATTTTACTAGGATTATTCGCGATTAACGGGACACCAATTACAATTTATTGGGGACAATATTTGTATTATTTTGTAGCAATGATTGCGTTCTTATACAGTGTTACATTATTCAATGCAACTATTAGCGTGTTAGTAAGAGATTACTATATTATGTTACAGTCCGTTATGCGCGTGCTTTTTTACATGTCAGGGATTGTTTGGAACTTAGAAACAATGTTACCTCAGTGGCTAGTTAATGTGTTGAAATTAAATCCGATTTATTATGTGGTCAATGGTTTTAGAGAGACCTTTTTAATGAATAAGGGGTTCTGGGAATCACCATCATACACGTTGTATTTCTGGTTAATCACAATAACTTTACTTTTTGTTGGAGCAACACTACACATGAAATTCCGCGAACGTTTCGTAGATTATTTATAG
- the tagH gene encoding teichoic acids export ABC transporter ATP-binding subunit TagH, translating into MGKNIKVAFKHVSKEYDLYQNKSDKIKGLFMPKSQKMQSFWALRDISFDIHDGETVGLIGINGSGKSTISSIMSGVIPPTQGEVVINGETSLIAIAVGLKGPLTGYENIRLKLLMHGMKGSEINKLMPSIIEFADIGDFINQPIKNYSSGMRSRLGFAISVHTNPDILVIDEALSVGDQTFYQKCVNKINEFKARGKTIVFVSHSLGQVKSLCDRIIWMHHGEIREMGEAQEVAQKYDEFVKWFNQQPNDYKKKYQKEHKENQKAPQKKDYPNPNADKYRLTLFDKCFLTVLILLTVLFGSLVATGKSFKGLLSEDSPNKIEQVVHMDHKEIKTKL; encoded by the coding sequence ATGGGTAAAAATATCAAAGTAGCATTTAAACATGTGTCAAAAGAATATGACCTCTATCAAAATAAATCAGATAAGATAAAAGGCTTGTTCATGCCGAAAAGCCAAAAAATGCAGTCTTTTTGGGCTTTGCGAGATATCTCTTTTGATATTCATGATGGTGAAACAGTTGGACTTATTGGAATAAATGGTTCTGGTAAATCAACTATATCTAGTATAATGTCTGGTGTAATTCCTCCGACGCAAGGGGAAGTCGTTATTAATGGCGAAACGTCTTTAATTGCTATAGCAGTAGGATTGAAAGGCCCGCTCACTGGCTATGAAAATATTCGGTTGAAATTATTAATGCATGGTATGAAAGGTTCTGAAATTAACAAATTGATGCCTAGTATTATCGAGTTTGCAGATATCGGTGACTTTATTAATCAACCGATAAAAAATTATTCAAGTGGGATGCGTTCCCGCCTAGGGTTTGCGATTTCTGTGCATACTAATCCTGATATTTTAGTCATCGATGAGGCATTATCAGTAGGTGACCAGACTTTTTATCAAAAATGTGTAAACAAAATTAATGAATTTAAGGCACGTGGCAAAACCATCGTATTTGTTAGTCACTCGCTTGGACAAGTAAAAAGCTTATGCGACAGAATCATTTGGATGCACCATGGAGAAATAAGGGAAATGGGTGAGGCACAAGAAGTCGCCCAAAAATATGATGAGTTTGTTAAGTGGTTTAATCAACAACCAAATGACTATAAGAAAAAATATCAAAAAGAGCATAAAGAAAATCAAAAAGCACCTCAGAAAAAAGATTATCCAAACCCAAATGCAGACAAATATCGTTTAACCCTTTTTGATAAATGCTTTTTAACAGTATTGATTTTACTCACGGTTTTATTTGGTTCTTTAGTCGCTACTGGTAAGTCATTTAAAGGACTATTAAGTGAAGACTCTCCTAATAAAATAGAGCAAGTTGTCCATATGGATCATAAAGAAATAAAAACAAAGCTATGA
- a CDS encoding DUF6270 domain-containing protein — MNSYINKIELNEETQTWTISGISKLPIDEIHAHYTEMLEFVRPEKKINLPFETNGNEFSVTISLVEIAENSITDKKTPWTFRIISAGKNYPIESDGPVTNKEFAPSNAFYQYLFEFPEGIVTLFSKPKEITATLSNFQLASELLAGEINLSIPIEPDTYSAEIVLKRRPFSALYLFHEQEEKFQIGTLKADSVHFKVDLKTLSSKLLVDSNNVIDTFIRLNSLSINKQHDFYLNIEPTIKNTIPKEVNLETPKYSKLSSFVTGSNRLSFYLKKNYQEIVSLASFNEDDSKIELQYTIPKSFVNCELVIKRRDSKAKLFEYYIEQIFPIKKGLLKHGTIISRDTFLTGNVNKENGVWDFFIRSTGNPDLPIFIPTTVDLSKNKYHDVFKNPFQARVIKNGAKNLSIGTIPAPEQNSDPLKIAVMGSCFSRNAFNSKPYFNPDYKRFFEVTFTQSHTSIFSVLSEPFKGVNLEKYGNMTNNERRTVQDDLNKGFFEKLENSKSDYLLLDFYPDVLRGPLWLEGGEILSLSYIMEQTGILNDLPIKRLLDHSDNEAFFQEWTTYADKFIEKLLTVMPAEKIILNKGGFTTKYYDKNGAVQEYKIKMRIERNNYFWEKLNNYFLAKVPTAQVIDFSKKPYIGDFYYPFGHSFSHFESGYYKDFMREMIYITEREKRKSKDQ; from the coding sequence ATGAATTCTTATATAAATAAAATTGAATTAAACGAAGAAACACAAACATGGACAATCTCTGGTATTAGTAAACTTCCAATCGATGAGATTCATGCCCATTACACAGAAATGCTGGAATTTGTTCGCCCTGAAAAGAAAATAAATTTGCCTTTTGAGACAAATGGTAATGAATTTAGCGTAACGATTTCTCTAGTGGAAATCGCTGAAAATTCTATTACAGATAAGAAAACTCCTTGGACTTTCCGTATTATAAGTGCTGGGAAAAATTACCCTATTGAATCTGATGGACCAGTGACCAACAAAGAATTTGCACCTTCAAATGCTTTTTATCAATACTTATTTGAATTTCCAGAAGGTATTGTCACCTTGTTTAGCAAGCCAAAAGAAATTACCGCGACACTTTCGAACTTCCAACTAGCCTCTGAATTATTAGCTGGTGAAATCAATTTAAGTATCCCCATTGAACCAGATACATATTCTGCAGAAATTGTATTAAAACGTCGACCTTTTTCTGCTCTTTACTTATTTCATGAACAAGAAGAGAAATTCCAAATCGGAACTCTTAAAGCTGATTCGGTCCATTTTAAAGTAGACTTAAAAACGCTATCATCCAAACTTCTTGTTGATTCTAATAATGTTATCGACACATTTATTCGCTTAAATTCATTATCCATCAATAAACAACACGACTTCTACTTAAATATCGAACCTACCATTAAAAATACGATTCCAAAAGAAGTTAATCTTGAAACCCCTAAATATAGTAAATTAAGTTCCTTTGTAACTGGATCCAATCGTTTATCATTCTATCTTAAAAAGAATTATCAAGAAATTGTTAGCCTTGCTTCCTTTAACGAAGATGATAGCAAAATAGAGTTACAGTATACCATTCCTAAAAGTTTTGTAAACTGCGAGTTAGTTATTAAACGCCGAGATAGTAAAGCCAAACTATTTGAATACTATATCGAACAAATTTTTCCAATAAAAAAAGGCTTATTAAAACATGGTACCATCATTTCTCGCGATACATTTTTAACTGGTAATGTGAATAAAGAGAATGGTGTCTGGGATTTCTTTATCCGTTCAACTGGAAATCCAGATTTGCCTATTTTTATTCCTACTACCGTTGATCTTTCTAAAAATAAATATCATGATGTTTTTAAAAATCCGTTCCAAGCTAGAGTTATTAAAAATGGCGCAAAAAATTTATCGATTGGTACTATTCCAGCCCCAGAGCAGAATAGCGATCCATTAAAAATAGCTGTTATGGGATCTTGTTTTAGTAGAAATGCGTTTAACTCTAAACCTTATTTTAATCCTGATTACAAAAGATTCTTTGAAGTCACTTTTACACAATCGCACACTTCAATCTTTAGTGTCCTTTCCGAACCTTTCAAAGGAGTTAACCTTGAAAAATATGGTAATATGACAAATAATGAGCGTAGAACTGTTCAAGACGATTTAAATAAAGGCTTTTTCGAAAAACTGGAAAACTCCAAATCTGACTACTTACTTTTAGATTTTTATCCTGATGTATTACGCGGACCACTTTGGCTAGAAGGTGGAGAAATTCTTAGCTTATCTTATATTATGGAACAAACTGGAATCTTAAATGATTTACCAATTAAACGATTACTTGATCATTCTGATAATGAAGCTTTCTTTCAAGAGTGGACGACTTATGCAGATAAGTTTATTGAAAAACTTCTAACTGTAATGCCTGCTGAAAAAATCATTTTAAATAAAGGTGGATTTACAACGAAATATTACGATAAAAATGGCGCTGTTCAAGAGTATAAAATCAAAATGCGCATTGAGCGTAACAATTATTTCTGGGAAAAATTAAATAATTATTTCCTAGCAAAAGTACCTACCGCACAAGTAATTGATTTTAGTAAAAAACCTTATATTGGGGATTTCTATTATCCGTTTGGCCATTCCTTCTCGCATTTTGAATCAGGCTACTACAAAGACTTCATGCGTGAAATGATATATATTACTGAACGCGAAAAAAGAAAATCAAAAGACCAATAA
- a CDS encoding SH3 domain-containing protein, which translates to MKEWLISIKFNKIIFKLLLVFLVSTVLFPTVKAYAASDNLYYYAINDVNLRSKRDFSSSTVTTIPKNQKMTVKANSEDKDGWVEISYKSYKGYMKINYLTMLNPLLSYGEYYAPSAVNLRASRDFSSAIMVTIPVNQLMYVEDGSQDKDGWVRIVYEGRVGYMKLTYITVKDPTKIYINYYAPNAINMRGARTFDSPTVGTIPKNQQFYMEEGTTDTNGWAKILYQGKVGYMKTNYFSITDPTKTYGNYYAPSIVNLRAGRSFDTAIVESIPKNQQMYVEDNSRDSSGWAKIISQNGVAGYMKESYLTTYDPTKTYFENYAVSALNIRSKPDYNSETIVVAPTNAKVYVEQNSLDANGWLKVAYNGRVGYMKSAYITAKMPNAKYSVKYATGNVNLRQSRTYDSKTVAVIPESAKVEMEIGSLDSNNWAKFIYGNTVGYMNVAYFSNSPYQPIKKTYKETAYASTFSNALTKTMAGNPQTDKKPANSYINVEAIKLTGTNKGTAVNANGQVRSTASKTGFVQGKLKNAEAITILSTVTASDGSKWYKFNFNRQWFNATQVDTSYYLNPNNFAKSSATYLQFLVLSKPAYIDVNEVNKNILAGKGILANKANSFSTAATTYNVNEIYLISHALLETGNGTSQLANGVTVSKVAGKPVTPKKVYNMYGIGAVDSDPLRGGSEYAYKQGWDTPEKAIIGGANFVAQNYISKGQDTLYKMRYNPANPGVHLYATDIGWATKQTTGMQKLYNQISSYTQEFDIPKYK; encoded by the coding sequence ATGAAAGAGTGGTTGATTAGTATCAAATTTAATAAAATAATTTTTAAACTGTTACTTGTTTTTTTAGTAAGTACAGTGTTATTTCCGACAGTTAAAGCGTATGCAGCCTCAGATAATTTATATTATTATGCTATTAATGATGTAAATTTACGCTCAAAAAGAGATTTTTCAAGCAGTACAGTTACAACCATTCCCAAAAATCAAAAGATGACAGTCAAGGCTAATTCAGAAGATAAAGATGGTTGGGTAGAGATTTCATATAAAAGCTATAAAGGTTATATGAAAATTAATTACTTAACGATGCTGAATCCTTTACTAAGCTACGGCGAATACTATGCTCCAAGTGCGGTAAACCTTCGAGCGAGTCGTGATTTTTCTTCTGCGATTATGGTTACAATTCCTGTTAATCAATTAATGTATGTGGAAGATGGTTCGCAAGACAAGGATGGTTGGGTGCGGATTGTTTACGAAGGTAGGGTTGGTTATATGAAACTGACCTACATTACTGTAAAAGACCCAACTAAAATTTATATCAATTATTATGCACCAAATGCGATAAACATGAGAGGGGCTAGAACTTTTGATTCCCCAACAGTAGGAACAATCCCTAAAAACCAACAGTTCTATATGGAAGAAGGCACAACCGATACAAATGGATGGGCAAAAATTTTGTATCAAGGAAAAGTTGGCTATATGAAAACGAATTATTTTTCGATAACAGATCCAACGAAAACATATGGTAATTATTATGCGCCAAGTATCGTAAATCTTCGAGCAGGCAGAAGTTTTGATACAGCGATAGTAGAATCTATACCTAAGAATCAACAAATGTATGTAGAAGATAACTCAAGAGATAGTAGTGGTTGGGCGAAGATAATTTCCCAAAATGGTGTAGCAGGATATATGAAGGAATCATATTTAACTACTTACGACCCTACAAAAACGTATTTTGAAAACTATGCTGTCAGCGCTTTGAATATTAGAAGCAAACCAGACTATAACTCAGAAACGATTGTAGTAGCACCAACTAACGCGAAAGTATATGTGGAACAAAATTCTTTAGATGCAAATGGTTGGTTGAAGGTAGCGTATAATGGTCGAGTTGGTTATATGAAATCCGCTTATATTACAGCTAAAATGCCAAATGCAAAATACAGTGTTAAATATGCTACAGGGAATGTCAACTTACGCCAATCTCGAACTTATGATAGCAAGACAGTAGCAGTGATTCCAGAAAGCGCGAAGGTTGAGATGGAAATAGGAAGTCTTGACAGTAACAACTGGGCTAAATTTATTTATGGAAACACAGTTGGTTATATGAATGTTGCTTATTTCAGTAATAGTCCCTATCAACCAATTAAAAAAACGTATAAAGAAACGGCTTATGCCTCTACATTTTCCAATGCGTTAACGAAAACGATGGCCGGTAATCCACAAACCGATAAGAAACCCGCTAATTCCTACATTAATGTAGAAGCTATTAAACTTACTGGAACGAACAAAGGGACAGCTGTAAATGCTAATGGGCAAGTTAGAAGTACTGCGAGCAAAACCGGATTCGTACAAGGTAAATTGAAAAATGCAGAAGCAATTACTATTTTAAGTACAGTTACTGCATCGGATGGAAGTAAATGGTATAAATTCAACTTTAATCGGCAATGGTTCAACGCTACTCAAGTAGATACATCTTATTACTTGAACCCAAATAACTTTGCCAAGAGTTCGGCAACATACTTGCAATTCTTAGTGCTTTCTAAACCAGCATACATTGATGTAAATGAAGTGAATAAAAATATATTAGCTGGAAAAGGCATACTAGCTAATAAAGCAAATAGCTTTAGCACAGCTGCAACAACGTATAATGTGAATGAGATTTATTTGATTTCACACGCGCTCTTAGAAACGGGGAACGGGACATCTCAGTTAGCTAATGGAGTTACAGTGAGTAAGGTGGCCGGAAAACCTGTTACACCGAAAAAAGTTTACAATATGTACGGTATTGGAGCTGTGGATAGTGATCCGCTACGTGGGGGATCAGAATATGCATATAAACAAGGATGGGATACTCCGGAAAAAGCCATTATTGGCGGTGCTAATTTTGTAGCTCAGAATTATATTTCTAAAGGGCAAGATACACTATACAAAATGAGATATAATCCAGCTAATCCTGGTGTTCACTTATATGCCACAGATATTGGCTGGGCAACAAAGCAAACAACAGGAATGCAAAAGTTATACAATCAAATATCAAGTTATACACAAGAGTTTGATATTCCAAAATATAAATAA